The Pedobacter roseus genome contains a region encoding:
- a CDS encoding response regulator: protein MKTTLKNNLRLGLGLSLIILFISSLASYISITNLIKSTELVKHSDEVILTTEGVISTLKDAETGQRGYLLTGNKIFLQPYYGSTDTAMAALNRIEAQTKDNANQQKNVAELRNILSRRLNIISSTIEIKSLGGQIDPTVLLEGKTYMDQARNVVNRMVKEERTLLERRTVELNKLTSYTPILILIAAVLAILITLFFYRKVSIDFDERVKLQKEIEDKKYEMEKRIAAIKEIAQQISNGNYGVKLDSQSQDDIGELSESLNTMSYSLKKSFDTLEENEWIQTGVANLNVKMVGEKDVFHLAEDIIEFLANYTRSQIGALYLFKDDGYLHLKGQYALKGQNLTETLEIGQGLIGQVVKTGKSILLEDVPQNELSITHATGNIRPAQLIVLPIVRNEISIGGLELGSITKYTDLQLHFLNLVLSDVGTALLGAQNRQKLQQLLEETQAQSEELQVQHSELEGLNAELEAQAQKLQASEEELRVQQEELLQSNQELEERSSLLEEKNELIEERNIEIQQKAEALELSTRYKSEFLANMSHELRTPLNSILLLSRLMAENEAMDREHQEYAEVIQSSGQGLLSLIDEILDLSKIEAGKMELDRMNIKVDDIVFNMRSLFNPLAKERNLNFVIDKTADVPEFFHTDKMRLEQIIKNLLSNAIKFTTVGSVTLNISKNDKLGALVFKVTDTGVGIAPEKQAMVFEAFQQADGSTRRKFGGTGLGLSISRELAKLLGGYIDLKSTEGEGSIFTLTLPIDKNKGFDGAIANLEQPEIVAPAEPVVKKVNHLTVDNIPQEIDDDRNNIQPDDKVILIVEDDTPFAKTLLDFTRKRHYKGLVAVRGDVGIEMAKTFKPLAILLDIQLPIKDGWQVMEELKSDPSTRPIPVHIMSSLQVKKESLLKGAVDFINKPFAFEHMQEIFSKLEHALSRHPKKVLIVEENEQHAKALSYFLSNFNIQTEIVTQVQEGVSALHKPEVNCVILDMGIPDKHAYETLEVVKKTPGLENLPIIIFTGKNLSKGEENRIKQYADSIVVKTAHSYQRILDEAGLFLHLVEEKSKEKDKAPKKFSELQDVLVGKTVLVADDDVRNIFSLTKMLEQHQMKVIAATDGKEALKLLNESPEVDVVLMDMMMPELDGYETTTAIRQDIKYRNLPVLAVTAKAMMGDREKCIAAGASDYISKPVDMDQLISLLRVWLYENHHKS from the coding sequence ATGAAAACAACTCTTAAAAATAATTTACGTTTGGGCCTTGGCCTGTCGCTAATTATTCTATTTATCAGTTCTTTGGCTTCCTATATCAGCATCACCAACCTGATTAAAAGTACCGAACTGGTGAAACATAGCGATGAAGTGATTTTAACTACTGAAGGTGTAATTTCTACCTTAAAAGATGCTGAAACCGGACAACGCGGTTACCTTTTAACGGGAAACAAAATATTTCTGCAGCCTTATTACGGCTCTACCGACACGGCAATGGCTGCTTTAAACAGGATAGAGGCACAAACGAAAGACAATGCCAATCAGCAGAAAAATGTTGCTGAATTAAGAAATATCCTGTCCCGCAGACTGAATATCATTTCTTCAACAATAGAGATTAAATCATTGGGCGGACAGATCGATCCAACGGTACTTTTAGAAGGTAAAACCTATATGGATCAGGCCCGCAACGTTGTTAACCGTATGGTTAAAGAAGAGCGTACGCTACTCGAAAGACGAACCGTAGAACTGAACAAACTGACCTCTTATACCCCGATTCTGATTTTAATAGCTGCGGTTCTTGCCATACTCATTACCCTGTTCTTTTACAGAAAAGTATCTATCGATTTTGATGAACGTGTTAAGCTTCAAAAAGAAATTGAGGATAAGAAGTATGAGATGGAGAAACGTATTGCGGCCATTAAAGAAATTGCGCAACAGATTTCTAATGGTAATTATGGTGTAAAACTCGATAGCCAAAGCCAGGATGATATTGGTGAACTGTCAGAATCGCTGAATACTATGTCATATTCATTGAAAAAATCTTTCGATACTTTGGAAGAGAACGAATGGATACAAACTGGTGTGGCCAACCTGAATGTGAAAATGGTTGGTGAAAAAGATGTTTTCCATTTAGCAGAAGATATTATCGAATTTTTGGCCAATTATACCAGGAGCCAGATTGGGGCCTTATATTTATTTAAAGATGATGGTTACCTGCATTTAAAAGGTCAATATGCTTTAAAAGGTCAGAACTTAACCGAAACCTTAGAAATTGGTCAGGGTTTAATTGGTCAGGTAGTTAAAACGGGCAAATCTATCTTGTTAGAGGATGTGCCACAAAATGAATTATCCATTACACACGCTACCGGGAACATTAGGCCAGCCCAGTTAATCGTATTGCCGATTGTTAGAAACGAAATTTCCATCGGTGGTTTGGAGTTGGGTTCTATAACCAAATATACAGATCTGCAGTTGCACTTTTTAAACCTGGTTTTATCTGATGTGGGTACCGCATTATTAGGTGCACAGAACCGTCAGAAATTACAGCAGCTATTAGAAGAAACCCAGGCACAATCAGAAGAATTACAGGTTCAGCACAGCGAACTTGAAGGGTTAAACGCAGAACTTGAAGCACAGGCACAGAAACTTCAGGCCAGTGAAGAAGAGCTTCGCGTACAACAGGAAGAACTGTTACAGAGCAACCAGGAGCTTGAAGAAAGAAGCAGTTTGCTGGAAGAGAAAAATGAACTGATTGAAGAAAGAAATATCGAAATTCAGCAGAAAGCAGAAGCTTTAGAGTTGAGTACAAGGTATAAATCGGAGTTTTTGGCCAACATGTCGCACGAGCTAAGAACACCGCTAAATTCGATCTTATTGTTATCGCGTTTAATGGCCGAAAACGAAGCCATGGACCGCGAACATCAGGAATATGCAGAGGTGATTCAAAGTTCGGGCCAGGGCTTATTGAGCTTAATCGACGAGATTCTGGATCTTTCTAAAATTGAAGCCGGTAAAATGGAGCTGGATAGGATGAACATTAAAGTTGACGACATCGTCTTCAACATGCGTTCGTTATTTAATCCATTGGCAAAAGAGCGGAACCTCAACTTTGTGATTGATAAAACAGCAGATGTTCCGGAGTTTTTCCATACCGATAAAATGCGTTTAGAGCAGATCATCAAGAACCTGTTATCAAATGCCATTAAATTTACAACGGTTGGTTCGGTAACCTTAAACATCAGTAAAAATGATAAACTGGGCGCCCTGGTATTCAAAGTTACCGATACCGGTGTGGGTATTGCGCCAGAGAAACAGGCCATGGTATTTGAAGCCTTTCAGCAGGCAGATGGCTCTACCCGACGTAAATTTGGAGGTACAGGCCTGGGGCTTTCCATCAGTAGGGAGCTGGCCAAATTACTAGGTGGTTACATCGATCTAAAAAGTACAGAGGGCGAAGGAAGTATTTTTACCTTAACCCTGCCTATTGATAAAAATAAAGGTTTTGATGGCGCAATTGCCAATTTGGAACAACCAGAAATAGTGGCTCCTGCAGAACCTGTTGTTAAAAAAGTAAACCACTTAACGGTTGATAATATTCCACAGGAGATTGACGACGACCGCAATAACATCCAGCCGGATGATAAGGTGATTTTAATTGTGGAAGATGATACCCCATTTGCCAAAACACTTTTAGATTTTACCCGTAAAAGACATTATAAAGGCCTGGTTGCCGTTCGTGGCGATGTGGGGATCGAAATGGCGAAAACCTTTAAACCACTTGCCATTTTACTCGATATCCAGTTGCCTATTAAAGATGGCTGGCAGGTAATGGAAGAGTTGAAGTCAGATCCATCAACGCGCCCCATTCCGGTGCACATTATGTCGTCGTTGCAGGTTAAAAAAGAAAGTTTATTAAAAGGAGCAGTCGATTTTATCAATAAACCTTTTGCTTTTGAGCACATGCAGGAGATTTTTTCTAAACTCGAACATGCCTTAAGCCGTCATCCTAAAAAAGTACTCATTGTTGAAGAAAATGAGCAACATGCCAAAGCTTTAAGTTACTTTTTAAGCAATTTTAATATCCAGACAGAAATTGTAACGCAGGTGCAGGAAGGTGTTTCGGCTTTACACAAACCAGAGGTTAACTGCGTAATTCTGGACATGGGTATCCCGGATAAACATGCTTACGAAACACTGGAAGTGGTAAAGAAAACCCCTGGACTGGAAAATCTTCCGATTATTATTTTTACAGGTAAAAACCTTTCAAAAGGTGAAGAAAACCGCATTAAACAATATGCTGATTCGATTGTGGTAAAAACGGCGCATTCTTACCAGCGCATTTTAGACGAAGCAGGTTTATTCCTTCACCTGGTGGAAGAAAAAAGTAAGGAAAAAGACAAAGCGCCTAAAAAATTCTCAGAATTACAGGATGTACTGGTCGGAAAAACGGTTCTTGTTGCCGATGATGATGTACGCAATATCTTCTCGCTCACCAAAATGTTAGAACAGCACCAGATGAAGGTAATCGCTGCCACTGATGGAAAAGAGGCGCTTAAGTTGTTGAACGAAAGTCCTGAAGTTGATGTGGTTTTAATGGACATGATGATGCCTGAACTGGACGGTTACGAAACAACAACTGCCATCAGACAGGATATTAAATACCGTAACCTCCCTGTTTTGGCTGTAACAGCCAAAGCCATGATGGGCGACAGGGAGAAATGTATTGCCGCAGGTGCTTCTGATTATATCAGTAAACCGGTGGATATGGACCAGTTGATCTCGCTTTTACGCGTTTGGCTTTACGAAAATCATCATAAATCATAA
- a CDS encoding response regulator, with translation MPQKLILIIDDDNRNIFALKAVLKAKGFDCLSAISAQEGFSIMEKHDNVAIVLMDMMMPDMDGYQAIAAMKKSAKMQNIPVLAVTAQAMVGDKERCLSAGASGYVSKPINVDELLLQIENFTK, from the coding sequence ATGCCTCAAAAATTAATTCTCATTATTGATGATGATAACCGAAACATTTTTGCCTTAAAAGCTGTTTTAAAGGCCAAAGGTTTTGATTGTTTATCTGCCATAAGTGCTCAGGAAGGTTTTTCCATTATGGAAAAGCACGATAACGTTGCCATTGTTTTAATGGATATGATGATGCCCGATATGGATGGTTACCAGGCCATTGCGGCCATGAAAAAATCGGCCAAAATGCAGAATATACCCGTATTGGCGGTAACTGCACAAGCTATGGTGGGCGATAAAGAGCGTTGCTTATCTGCCGGTGCCTCGGGTTACGTATCGAAACCGATAAATGTTGATGAATTATTGTTACAGATAGAAAATTTTACAAAATAA
- a CDS encoding CheR family methyltransferase, with protein MIGDAIDNYQVELLLNDVLETHGYDFLEYSHASIKRRITRLYALDNFVSFAEFRYTIKSDKQYFKRFLEEITVNVTEMFRDPSFYKALRNDVLPVLGTYPFIRIWVAGCSTGEEAYSLAIVLKELNLLNKSLIYATDINPSVLEKAKKGMFPLNYLKQYSENYLQSGGLKDFSTYYTANYSLAKFDETLNSKMIFSTHNLVSDHSFNEFQLILCRNVLIYFDKELQHKVFNLFDGSIEKLGYLALGSKESLEFWPKAKEYKRVKMEKIWRKL; from the coding sequence GTGATAGGTGATGCGATAGATAACTACCAGGTTGAACTCCTGTTAAATGATGTGCTTGAAACTCATGGTTATGATTTTCTTGAATATTCGCATGCATCAATAAAAAGGAGGATTACACGTCTTTACGCACTGGATAATTTTGTAAGCTTTGCGGAGTTCCGCTATACCATTAAATCAGATAAGCAGTATTTTAAACGGTTTTTAGAAGAAATTACCGTTAACGTTACCGAAATGTTCCGCGATCCTTCTTTTTATAAGGCCCTGCGGAATGATGTACTTCCTGTTTTGGGTACTTATCCATTTATCAGGATCTGGGTAGCAGGCTGCTCTACCGGTGAAGAAGCGTATTCGCTTGCTATTGTATTAAAGGAACTAAACCTGCTTAACAAATCGCTTATTTATGCAACAGATATTAATCCATCTGTTTTGGAAAAGGCAAAAAAAGGCATGTTCCCCTTAAATTACCTGAAACAATATTCCGAAAATTACCTGCAATCGGGTGGTTTGAAAGATTTTTCTACCTATTACACGGCAAACTATTCGCTGGCCAAATTTGATGAAACGTTAAACAGTAAAATGATATTTTCTACCCATAACCTGGTTTCTGATCACTCATTTAACGAATTTCAGCTTATTTTATGTAGAAATGTGTTAATTTATTTCGATAAAGAGCTGCAACACAAAGTATTTAACCTATTTGACGGAAGCATCGAAAAATTAGGTTACCTTGCTTTGGGTAGTAAGGAAAGTTTGGAGTTTTGGCCAAAAGCCAAAGAGTACAAACGCGTAAAAATGGAGAAAATATGGCGCAAACTGTAA